A region of the Vibrio tubiashii genome:
CGTCATACCCCCACTCATGTGCGTATTTTTCCAGTGCTCTGTTAAAGTGAGAGCGAGCTGAACCGCTAGTTTCAGTGTGAGGCACTTTTAATCGAATCTTATTTCCAGCATTTAATAGCTGGTACTTTGAAAGTAAATCCAAGAGGTAGAGGAACTCATTGTCTGTATTTGCCTCTCGGTTGTAATAAACAACGTAACCAGGATCGTATACGGTTTTAATTTCGCCATCCACAATGTCTTTTACCTCGTCATGCTTGATGATGATAAAAGGCGATGACAGCATTTCGATAGTCGCAGGCAGGTATTTCTGGGAAGAAACTACCTTATGAAACGTCAATTCAGGGTAATAAAAACCAAATTCTTTTTTCGGAAATGTGCTCAGACGAATCATATCGCTAATATCAGAGGCGATAGTCATCCAATAGTTAATCTGAAGCGGTTCAACGAAGTGCAGTTTTTTATCTTTGGGGACTGGTATTTTTGAAAGCTGCACAGGCTTAGGAGCTCTACCTTTTTGACCTTTTTCGCGCTTCGGCGGATAGAAGAAATCGAAAAAGCCTTTTTGAAACTCATTGTCGTGGTTGTAAACGAATAGTAGACCTCGAACCTCAAAATCGCCTGCGGGAATCAGGTACTTATCTCGCCAGTGCGTACTATTTTCGGCGCAATCAATTGTCTTCGCCAAAGAAGTTAAAGCTTCTTCTATTTTAGTAGGGCTTATAGAACCTTTACCGTAACTTTTTAAATCGGTATTAAATAGCACGTTCTTGTTGCTGTACGGATCTTTATAGCCAAAGACGACATCAACAGGATGTGTGTGCTTTTGGTCTTTTTCTTTGTCTACGTGTTTTTCCTGCTTTCTGCATGGAAAGTCTTGGTCATATGGACCATATTGCTCCCATTTAAAAATGCTTAGCAAATTGGAAGATACAACTTTTGCGATCTCCTCGCGAGGCCCATTTTCAGCCATTAACTCTACCTCTACTATAGAAAATTAAGCTTGTTCCAAACTTAGCCTCATGATATGCCAATGATTGCTTACCTTCTAGTGGCTAACTCAATGTACCATCAAGTTTTTCTCTTGATTGTGATTTGTCTTATCTAAAGTGGCAGCGTTAAGTTGGTCAAACTAACTTTGGGGCATAAATGATTTAGGAACAGGTCAAAATCGAGTTCTTGGCTGTAGTGGATTTTCTGGAAAGTGATATAGTGGATATATCGTTTTTAGGAAAAATCGCTCCAAAAGTCGATTTTTCTGGAAAAGGCTCACATGCCTTTTCCCTTGTACCTTTCCAGATTTATTTCAGAAACCGCCTGTGTTGGTATCTTGTGACTATGCGTTAATCGCTGATGCACGACGTTAAACATAAAAAGCAGACCTTGTGTCTGCTTTTTCTTTGCCAGTTAAAAGCCGACTAAGGTGACTTTCCCTTGTAGAGCTCCATCAAGCTGGCAGGTGAAATCCACCCGCTTATCCGCGTCTTTATCGTATAAAGTTTTCAACTTATCAAACTCACTAGGAACAAAACTGATATTTTTTAGACGTAAGCTCTTACGAGTTTGGCTGTCTAAAAATGCCAAAGCTGAACGGTCAAGAACTTGATGGCAAGCATCCAATACCCCCTTGCTCGCGAGCTTGCTCTGAATAACTTGCTGGATGTCCCCCTTCGAGATAGCAGCGCTTGCCTGGGCAAACACGCAGATCGCATGCAGGTCGAGCATTGCTACAGCACGAGGGCGTTGGGTGGCGGTATCTTCATATACAGCTAACAGACAGGGGATCTTACTTTCATCAAACAGTTGCGGGGCGATATTATTAAGAGTTAAGCCATTGCCGAGCTCTCTCTGAAGTAATTTCTCCAGTTGCGATAGCTTTGGCAAAGCTAACTCTTTTTGCACTTCAGTGATCGAATCGAGTGTTTTCTTACTTTCTTCCACGCCTTGCACTAAAGGAAGCAAGTAACGATGCAACTCACTGTCTTCGAAAGGCTTGGTTAAAACAAAGCTGGCACCAGCCGCTTGAGCTTGCTTGATTTGGCTATCATCATCAACCGTAGTAATCATGCCTACCTTTATCCCAACCCCAAGCTTCATAAGCTCTTCAGTGAGTGTTAGACCTGTCATATCCGGCATGTACCAATCTGTTAGCACAATATCTGGATGCCATTCTTTTGCCAGCTCTAATGCTTGAGTCGCACTGCAGGTTTTCTCGATCGATAAACGACAATAACCAAAGCTCTCTAAGCCCCGCCTAACTATCTCCAAAGTTGCCTTACTGTCGTCCACAATCAAAATTTTCACAGGTCGCCGTCACCTCCCACATTGAACTGTCTAAATTATAGGCATATTTTCCACTGACAACTAAACTTACAGTCGATGAATGTCCCAACTTACGTATTTGATAGATGGATTTATTACCGAGATTAACTCTAGAAAACCTAATTGCCCTCGCGGTCGACTTTGGACTACTGATACTTTTGGTGTGGTTTATCATATTGCTTTTGATTTTGCGCGAGTTCCGTCAGTTTGCCCGCCAGGTCGTCAGTGGCCGTGATATGGACAGAAACACTTACGAACTGTGTCAGCAGTCTGTCGATAAGGCGCTCAGCTACACAGCCGACAATGGCGATACACTCAATGACTTAATTCTGATTCAACAGGCTCTGGAAAGTCAGGTATCCCAAATCAAAGCGGCTAAGGGTGAGCTTAGCGCACAAGAGAAAGAGTCTATTGATGAGTTAAACCAGAAACTCAATAAGTCACACCGTCTCATTAAGAAACTAAAAGGGGATTTGGATAAAAGCGTTAAAGGCTTGCGAAACGCCAAACGGCGACTGCTAAAGCAAACAGATACGGTAGAAAGCTTACAACTGGAAAATGAACAGTTAGAAAAGCAATTTGAACAGCTTGAGCAAGAGTACATTCAAATCAGTGAATCGGGTGGGTCGGCAAACTTAGCCAAAGAGTTCCAACAAGAGAAGCAGCAACTGCTCGATCAGCTTGAAGAGTACAAACAGCAAGCAGGCTCACAAGACGACATAGCCAGTTTAGCGGCTGAGCTCGAAGCCTCTAAGCAGCAACTGCACCATATGAGCAAAGAGAAAGATTTTGTTGAGAAGAAATATTTAGAGCTGTTGCAAGAAGCAGAACAAAAAAATCAGTAGCACGAGGCTACTGATTTCTTAGCTTATTTCACACACATAACATTCAACAGTGAAGTACCTTTTAGCTTGTTGGTTTTGCCACTGGTAAATAACCCTGACTTCTCAGCGCCCCAATAAGGTAAATGCATTGGCCATTTGTCTTTCTGCATCACGTTTGAAGTAAGCAGTGCTTGCCACTCCGTTGGTGTTGCTAAGCGCATGCCTAAGCGATAACAGGTTTTATAGGCCCCTTCGTAGTCGAGTCGATTCCACGGCAGCTCGTGTTCCATATAAAACTGGTCATTGCTGAACATGGTGTATGGCACCTTGTACTCAATACCAGAAACCGTCGCTGCTAAACGAATAGAAACATCAGATTGACGCGGCTTAGGCTCTTGAGCCAAAGGTTTAATCGGTTCTGGCTTGGCTTTCACTGGCGCAGGTATCACAGTAGTAGACTGCTGTGATTTTACGACAGGCTTAGGTGTTGCGGGTTTAGGTGCCGGTTTAGCTTTTACCTGCTTTACAGGAGCCCCCTTGACCACTTCTCGCACAAATGCTTCTTTATAACCTGGCTCAGTTTTCACTTTCGCCAGATCCGCATTTGCTTGAGCAAAGTCTGTATATGGGCCAATCAAGCAACGGTAAGCTTTGGCTTCTGGCTTTGCCCACACATCGGTAGAGATATGTTGGTAGAGCTTTTTCGCCTTTGGAAGAGACAGTGGTTTACTAAATACACCACACTGAATCCAGAAGGTTGACTCTTGGCCACGCGGCTGAGATTTACCCCATAATCCTTTACCTATTGGGCACGACTTATCTAACAATGGCAACTCATTGGTTGATGCCTGAGTTGCATCGCATAAAAATTCTTCAGCAAGCGTTGGGGCTGACAAAGCGGGCAAGGCTAATGCTGCAACAAGACTCCAACACTTCAAAAAAGTTTGTTTAGGCTTTGAGGCCATATTGATATCCATACTCTATAAACTTAACTTCGAGTTTATCCATCTACGTGAATCACTATAGTGACTTTCTTGACGGTTCACTGCCCTGAAAATGAGAATGCAAAAAAAGAGCCGTAATTAATTACGGCTCTTAGTGTAGATAGGTTTTTATAATCAAATCTTAGGCTTGGATCACCCTTTGTAGATTTTTGGGTTAAATACGTCACGTAACCAGTCACCAAGTAAATTGATAACCAAGACTAAAGTGACCAGTACGATACCCGGGAATGCCGTAATCCACCATGCACCAGAGAAAATGTAGTTAAATCCAATGCTAATCAGTGCGCCCAAAGAAGGTTGGTCTACCGGTAGACCTAAACCTAGGAAAGAAAGTGCCGCCTCCGACATGATGGCATTTGCCACCTGTACCGTCGAAATCACCAAGATTGGCGATAAACAGTTTGGCAGGATGTGACGGAACATGATGCGCGGAGCTTTAAAGCCCATCACACGTGCTGCCTCTACGTATTCTTTCTTCTTCTCAGCCAATACTGAAGCACGAATAGTACGTGCATACTGAGGCCATTCAGCCACACCAATGATCACCACTAGCATGACGACCGCATACTGGCTGTAGAAATCACTACCAAAGCTGGCTTTAAAGATAGCCGAGACAATGATTGCCACCATCATGGTTGAAAACGATAACTGGACATCCGCGAAACGCATTAAGAAGCTATCAATACGGCCGCCGAAGTAACCCGCCGAAAGACCAATCACAATCCCTAGCACAAGCTGTAAACCTACCGCTAGGAAACCAATGGTCAGAGATAGACGCGAGCCATAAAGAATCGTTGAAAGGATATCTCGACCTTGCTCATCGGTCCCTAGCAGAAACTTCTCATCGCCATCTTCCATCCAAGCTGGAGGAAGCTCTGAATCCATAATATCAATTGACGACAAGTCATACGGGTCAGTCGGTGACAGAATTGGTGCGGCCAAAGCCATCACCAAGAACAACATAAACACGGTAAAGCTGGCCATCGCCACTTTGTCGCGCTTGAAGTAGTACAAGAAATCCGATTGTTTAAATCGCTCCCAGCGTGAAGGAGCTGCTGCAGTTTGACTCATGATTAAGCTCCTTTACCTGTTAGATTTACGGTCGGGTTGATGATGCCGTATAGCAAGTCAACAATGGTGTTGGTGACAACGAAAATCAGACCAACGAAAATTACGTAAGCGGTGATTAACGGTGTATCTACACGGTTGATTGCTTCAAGGAAAAGAAAGCCCGTTCCAGGCCACTGGAAAACAGTTTCGGTTAGGATGGTATACGCAACCATGGTACCAATTTGAACACCACCAACGGTAAGCACAGGTAGCATGGTGTTTTTCAATGCGTGCTGGTAGTAGATTTTATTAAGAGCCAGACCTTTTGCTTTACCGAACTTGATGTACTCAGAGCTCAGTACCTCTAGCATTTCAGAACGTACAAGACGAATAAAGAGTGGCAACATAATGGAAGCTAGAGCAATACAAGGTAAAACCAAGTGCGCTAAACCATCAAGAGTAAAGTAGCCCGATTCCCAGCCAAGCAGATTGGCGGTTTCGCCTCGGCCATAAGATGGTAACCAACCGAGCTCAATAGAGAATACATACATCAACATGATTGCGGTTAAGAAAACCGGAATCGAAATCCCGATGCTACTGCCAGCCATGACAATTTTGGTAAATATACTTTTTGGGTGAATGGCTGAGTAAACACCAAGAGGGATTGAACAGAATACAATGATTAGCGTAGCGCCGAACACGAGCTCTAGCGTTGCCACTAACTTATCCAGAATCACTTCAACCGCAGGGCGCTTGAAGAAGTAAGAAGTACCGAGATCACCTTGTAGCGCATTACCAACAAAGCGAGTGTATTTTGTAATGAAGGGATCATTCAAACCTAGTTCGTCACGCAAAGCTTGGCGCTCTGATTCGGAAACCGACTGACCAACAAGCTCACGCAATGGGTCGCCGAGGTTATCCTGAATGGCAAACGCCACTAGACTGATCACAAACATCACTATCAGTGCCTGAAACAGGCGCTTGACCAGAAACGAAAACATTCCTTGCCCCTTTAACTTTCCATAGATTTCAGTCTGCAGAACCAGACAAAACTGGCTGCAACTTTCAGTCTTAAAAATGGCACTTAACCCGACTGAAACAAAGCTAAACACCAAAAGTCGACCAAGCGCTCACTTCATTGAGCACTTGGTCTAGCTCACTAGCAATTATTTAACTACTAGGTCACCAAAGTATGGGAAGTTCATGCCGTTGATGATTGGACCAATCTCAACGTTGCCTTTCGCTGCCCATGAAGGATCTTGCCAGTGTAGAGGTACGAATGCCGCTTCGTTGTATAGAATCTCTTCCACTTTCTTCAGTGCTTCACTACGCTTAGCTAGGTCAGTCATCTTGTTGGTCTCTTCGATCAACTTATCAACTTCAGCGTTTGAGTAGTGGCCACAGTTGTACTGGCCTTTACCGGTTTCAGCGTTACGCGTCATTGCTAGGAACTCAGTGAAGTTACCTGAATCTTCTGTATCTGGGTGCCAGCCGATCATGAGCATGTCTGCTGCACACTTATCGAATTCAGGCCAGTATTGAGCTTTAGGCATTGTCTTCAGATCAACCTTGATACCGATCTTAGACAGCATTGCTGCCGACGCTTGAGCGATCTTGTCATCGTTCACGTAACGGTTGTTTGGCGCCATCATAGTCAGTGAGAAGCCGTTCTCATAACCCGCTTCTTTCATCAGCTCTTTTGCTTTCTTAAGGTCGTAGCGAGGTTTTAGGTCTGCGTTGTAACCAACGAAGCCAACTGGGCTCTGTTGACCTGCCGCAGTAGCTGCACCCTTCATGACTTTCTTAGTGATGCCTTCGTTGTTGATTGCGTAAGTAATCGCTTGACGAACACGTACATCTTTCAGTGCTGGGTTGCTGTTTTGGTTCATTTGGAACGTAATAACACGCGTACCAGGCATAGTGTATAGATCTACGCTGTCAGCTTTCTTGATACGCTTGTAGTCATTTGGCGCTACCGGCGCAATCATATCTACGTCACCAGATAGAAGTGCTGCAACACGAGTTGCATCTTCTTTGATTGGCACTAGCGTTAGCTTATCAACGTTACCGCCTGAACCATTATCCCAGTAATCATTGAAGCGTTCGAAAGTCACTTTTACACCCTGCTCACGTTGAGTGATGATGAAAGGACCAGTACCAGATACGTTAGTCGATGCGAAAGAGTTACCGTGCTTAACTAGCTCAGCTTTATCTTTGCCGTCTTCCGTTTTACCTGAGTAGAACTTGCTATCCATTGGGAATAGGTAAGTCATGACGTTTTCTACTAGTGGGTAAACGCCGTCAGTTTTTACTTCCACTTCGTATTCGCCAACTTTTGAAATCGAAACGATTGGGCCAAAGATACCTTTAAAGTCTGGTGAGCTCTTCAGACGGTCAAACGTCCAAACTACATCGTCAGCAGTTAGCGTGTTACCTGAGTGGAACTTAACGCCTTGGCGAATGTTGAAATGCATTGTTTCGCCGTCAATACGCTCCCAAGACTCCGCTAGACGAGGTTCAAATTCCATCTTCTGGTTAAAGCGGATAAGCGGATCAAATACCATGTGAGACATTTGCAGTGTACCGCCAGATAGCTGCTCATGCGGGTCAAGTGACACAGGGTCAGCGTCATAAGCGACGGTAATATCTGCTGCCGCTGCACCAAAGCTAAGGCCAGCTGCCATTAAAGCCACTGCTAGTTTGCTTTTCATGGTTTTCATTGCATAACTCCTTATGCGGGATTTTCTATCCCTAGTTGTTGTGTTTGCTTCTGTTTATTGCCCGTCAAAACGGGAAAGATTCACGACTTACGCCGTTTTTACTTCTTCTCTTAAGCCCGTAAATTCAGGCATTAAAGAAATCAGTTGCTTACTATATTCGTGCTGAGGTGATCTAAAGAGCTGCTCGGTAGGCGCCACTTCCAGTAGCGTACCCATTTGCATCACACCCACTCGGTCGCACATCTGGCGAATAACGGGTAAATCGTGACTGATAAACAGCATGGTTAGATTTAACTCATCTTGTAAATCTTTTAGCAGGTTAAGAATTTGCGCTTGTACCGACACATCCAATGCTGAAGTCGGCTCATCACAAATCAGTAGACGCGGGCGCGTCGCAAGTGCACGTGCAATCGAAATACGCTGACGCTGACCACCAGAAAATTCGTGCGGGTATTTCACCCCTGCCATTTTGCCCAGACCAACGTGATCAAGTAGATCGTTGACGATCTGACGTGTTTCCGTTTCGCTATTGGTCAGCTTATGGAATCGGATAGGCTCCGCGATGATGTCGAAAATCTTCATGCGCGGGTTCATTGAAGTATAAGGGTTTTGGAACACCATCTGCATTTGACGGCGCAGTGGACGACGTTCTTTCTCTGACTTCAATGACGTTAGGTCGATCCCTTCAAAGGTTACCTTGCCCGAGTTCGGCGCATAAAGGCCTGCGATCACTCGTGCAATGGTCGATTTACCAGAGCCCGACTCACCAACCAGACCGAAAGTTTCACCCTCAAAGACTTCAAAGCTGACATTGTTAGAAGCTTGGACATACTCACGACGACTTTCGAACAGGGAATCTTTGGTCACAAAACGTAGGTTAACGTTCTCAACATTGAGCAACGAACCTGTGTAATCGCGGTGGTCTTGGCTTTGACCTAGCCAGTGGTTTTTAACATCGAGCGGCTCCATCTCGTGCGCTTCTTCGATGAAGCTAACCAACGGGAAGCGATCAAGCTTCATATCAGAGCGAGGTACTGCTGAAATCAGACTGCGTGTGTAGGAATGATCTGGATCACCGAGTACTTTTGCCGTTGGGCCAAACTCAACCAAATCACCACGGTACATCACCGCAACGCGATCCGTTACGTTGGAAACTACCCCCATATCATGGGTAACCAACATACAACCAACGTTGTTCTTGATACACAACTCGCGGATCAAACTCAGAATCTGGTCTTGAATAGATACGTCCAATGCAGTCGTCGGTTCATCGGCAATAATCAGATCAGGCTCACCCGCCAAAGCAATCGCGATAACCACACGTTGACGCATACCACCAGAAAACTGGTGTGGGTACTGCTTTAAGCGGTTCTCTGGTTGAGGAATACCAACTTGCTGCATTAATGAGAGCGCACGCTGATACGCCTCTTCATCAGAAACCTTCATATTGGCATGGATGGTTTCTTTGAGTTGCTGCTCAACGGTAAAAAGTGGGTTTAGAGAAGTCATTGGATCTTGGAAGATGAATCCAATTTTAGAACCTCGAACGCTGCGCATCTGTTCTGGGGATAAACCAGAGATCTGCTCACCGTCTAAGTAAACATCGCCACTAGCGATACGACCAGGTGGGCTCAGCAAATCGATGACCGCATTACCAACGGTCGACTTACCGGCACCAGACTCGCCAACAACGCCGACGATCTCTCCACGTTCAATATTAAAGGAGAGTGATTTAACTGCGGCATGAACACCATGACGCGAAG
Encoded here:
- a CDS encoding response regulator, producing MKILIVDDSKATLEIVRRGLESFGYCRLSIEKTCSATQALELAKEWHPDIVLTDWYMPDMTGLTLTEELMKLGVGIKVGMITTVDDDSQIKQAQAAGASFVLTKPFEDSELHRYLLPLVQGVEESKKTLDSITEVQKELALPKLSQLEKLLQRELGNGLTLNNIAPQLFDESKIPCLLAVYEDTATQRPRAVAMLDLHAICVFAQASAAISKGDIQQVIQSKLASKGVLDACHQVLDRSALAFLDSQTRKSLRLKNISFVPSEFDKLKTLYDKDADKRVDFTCQLDGALQGKVTLVGF
- a CDS encoding chromosome partitioning protein ParA → MDLLPRLTLENLIALAVDFGLLILLVWFIILLLILREFRQFARQVVSGRDMDRNTYELCQQSVDKALSYTADNGDTLNDLILIQQALESQVSQIKAAKGELSAQEKESIDELNQKLNKSHRLIKKLKGDLDKSVKGLRNAKRRLLKQTDTVESLQLENEQLEKQFEQLEQEYIQISESGGSANLAKEFQQEKQQLLDQLEEYKQQAGSQDDIASLAAELEASKQQLHHMSKEKDFVEKKYLELLQEAEQKNQ
- a CDS encoding SPOR domain-containing protein yields the protein MASKPKQTFLKCWSLVAALALPALSAPTLAEEFLCDATQASTNELPLLDKSCPIGKGLWGKSQPRGQESTFWIQCGVFSKPLSLPKAKKLYQHISTDVWAKPEAKAYRCLIGPYTDFAQANADLAKVKTEPGYKEAFVREVVKGAPVKQVKAKPAPKPATPKPVVKSQQSTTVIPAPVKAKPEPIKPLAQEPKPRQSDVSIRLAATVSGIEYKVPYTMFSNDQFYMEHELPWNRLDYEGAYKTCYRLGMRLATPTEWQALLTSNVMQKDKWPMHLPYWGAEKSGLFTSGKTNKLKGTSLLNVMCVK
- a CDS encoding ABC transporter permease — translated: MSQTAAAPSRWERFKQSDFLYYFKRDKVAMASFTVFMLFLVMALAAPILSPTDPYDLSSIDIMDSELPPAWMEDGDEKFLLGTDEQGRDILSTILYGSRLSLTIGFLAVGLQLVLGIVIGLSAGYFGGRIDSFLMRFADVQLSFSTMMVAIIVSAIFKASFGSDFYSQYAVVMLVVIIGVAEWPQYARTIRASVLAEKKKEYVEAARVMGFKAPRIMFRHILPNCLSPILVISTVQVANAIMSEAALSFLGLGLPVDQPSLGALISIGFNYIFSGAWWITAFPGIVLVTLVLVINLLGDWLRDVFNPKIYKG
- a CDS encoding ABC transporter permease is translated as MFSFLVKRLFQALIVMFVISLVAFAIQDNLGDPLRELVGQSVSESERQALRDELGLNDPFITKYTRFVGNALQGDLGTSYFFKRPAVEVILDKLVATLELVFGATLIIVFCSIPLGVYSAIHPKSIFTKIVMAGSSIGISIPVFLTAIMLMYVFSIELGWLPSYGRGETANLLGWESGYFTLDGLAHLVLPCIALASIMLPLFIRLVRSEMLEVLSSEYIKFGKAKGLALNKIYYQHALKNTMLPVLTVGGVQIGTMVAYTILTETVFQWPGTGFLFLEAINRVDTPLITAYVIFVGLIFVVTNTIVDLLYGIINPTVNLTGKGA
- a CDS encoding ABC transporter substrate-binding protein encodes the protein MKTMKSKLAVALMAAGLSFGAAAADITVAYDADPVSLDPHEQLSGGTLQMSHMVFDPLIRFNQKMEFEPRLAESWERIDGETMHFNIRQGVKFHSGNTLTADDVVWTFDRLKSSPDFKGIFGPIVSISKVGEYEVEVKTDGVYPLVENVMTYLFPMDSKFYSGKTEDGKDKAELVKHGNSFASTNVSGTGPFIITQREQGVKVTFERFNDYWDNGSGGNVDKLTLVPIKEDATRVAALLSGDVDMIAPVAPNDYKRIKKADSVDLYTMPGTRVITFQMNQNSNPALKDVRVRQAITYAINNEGITKKVMKGAATAAGQQSPVGFVGYNADLKPRYDLKKAKELMKEAGYENGFSLTMMAPNNRYVNDDKIAQASAAMLSKIGIKVDLKTMPKAQYWPEFDKCAADMLMIGWHPDTEDSGNFTEFLAMTRNAETGKGQYNCGHYSNAEVDKLIEETNKMTDLAKRSEALKKVEEILYNEAAFVPLHWQDPSWAAKGNVEIGPIINGMNFPYFGDLVVK
- a CDS encoding dipeptide ABC transporter ATP-binding protein, producing MSLLEVKNLRIEYPSRHGVHAAVKSLSFNIERGEIVGVVGESGAGKSTVGNAVIDLLSPPGRIASGDVYLDGEQISGLSPEQMRSVRGSKIGFIFQDPMTSLNPLFTVEQQLKETIHANMKVSDEEAYQRALSLMQQVGIPQPENRLKQYPHQFSGGMRQRVVIAIALAGEPDLIIADEPTTALDVSIQDQILSLIRELCIKNNVGCMLVTHDMGVVSNVTDRVAVMYRGDLVEFGPTAKVLGDPDHSYTRSLISAVPRSDMKLDRFPLVSFIEEAHEMEPLDVKNHWLGQSQDHRDYTGSLLNVENVNLRFVTKDSLFESRREYVQASNNVSFEVFEGETFGLVGESGSGKSTIARVIAGLYAPNSGKVTFEGIDLTSLKSEKERRPLRRQMQMVFQNPYTSMNPRMKIFDIIAEPIRFHKLTNSETETRQIVNDLLDHVGLGKMAGVKYPHEFSGGQRQRISIARALATRPRLLICDEPTSALDVSVQAQILNLLKDLQDELNLTMLFISHDLPVIRQMCDRVGVMQMGTLLEVAPTEQLFRSPQHEYSKQLISLMPEFTGLREEVKTA